A window of the Dongshaea marina genome harbors these coding sequences:
- a CDS encoding TIGR02285 family protein, which yields MQRLTLLLLVGALFLPGASISGPREKPIIQWVDIILPPFHHIESGPWQGQGITDNIIALMKHKLPEFQQQHEILSGELAIRWLKQKPNVCVAAFKKTADRQSYLYFSLPSVFVPPNGIWVRRQEVSQFGESPVSLGKLIEQGELRLGFDETRSYGSGIDTLLSKYQKQDNLYGISTLNSSERLLKMMSRRRIDYALGYPLELGFLSESMQMPQAFRFLPLRETGNYSFSHIACSRTPQGKRIIAAINRVLLSERPTAHYRSFTERWLDVAILPEYWSDYRTEFANAP from the coding sequence GTGCAACGTTTAACTCTGTTGCTACTGGTGGGAGCCCTATTTCTGCCTGGAGCGAGTATCTCCGGACCCCGGGAAAAACCTATAATCCAGTGGGTGGATATCATATTGCCACCCTTTCATCATATTGAATCTGGCCCCTGGCAGGGGCAGGGGATCACCGATAATATTATTGCCCTGATGAAGCACAAGCTTCCCGAATTTCAGCAGCAGCATGAGATCTTAAGTGGAGAGCTCGCGATTCGCTGGTTAAAGCAAAAGCCAAATGTCTGTGTTGCTGCATTTAAGAAAACAGCAGACCGCCAGAGCTATCTCTATTTCTCTCTACCCAGCGTGTTTGTGCCGCCCAATGGTATTTGGGTTCGGCGCCAAGAGGTGAGCCAGTTTGGTGAGTCGCCGGTAAGTTTGGGAAAACTGATTGAGCAGGGTGAGCTCAGGCTTGGCTTTGATGAGACTCGCTCCTATGGCTCAGGAATCGATACTCTGCTCAGCAAGTACCAGAAGCAGGATAACCTCTACGGGATCTCAACTCTCAACTCCTCAGAGCGACTGCTCAAGATGATGAGTCGCAGGCGCATCGATTATGCCCTGGGGTATCCTCTGGAGCTTGGTTTTCTTTCTGAGTCGATGCAGATGCCCCAGGCGTTTCGCTTCCTGCCTCTCAGGGAGACCGGGAACTACTCTTTTTCTCACATCGCCTGCTCACGAACCCCGCAAGGGAAGAGAATTATAGCGGCCATCAATCGGGTGCTACTCAGTGAGCGGCCGACGGCACATTATCGAAGCTTTACCGAGCGCTGGCTGGACGTAGCTATTCTCCCTGAGTACTGGTCAGACTACAGAACAGAGTTTGCAAACGCCCCCTGA
- a CDS encoding winged helix-turn-helix domain-containing protein, with protein sequence MSDFNKQTIWQLADELFFDGSRSILFIPAGEEAELSYKEGRLIQCLIDQAGHPVTKAQIIEHVWSGVVVTDASLTKIIASVRNKIKLLAPEAEVIISVPRVGYRIQASKIIQEDEQAREISAEPPLSPGLVNHWRRRFNLLCLVISVTLLALAGHALYWGAIHRLKPVGLVDSAYQQRELEHAGKKVVLFYKKSTRLTPPMIRELQNIDSDAIVVISSLKNEYLLDVSSLSTGKTRHLRFDKGDSDINLAERKEVGR encoded by the coding sequence ATGAGTGATTTCAATAAGCAAACCATCTGGCAACTGGCAGATGAGCTATTTTTTGATGGTTCCAGGAGTATCCTTTTTATACCGGCCGGTGAAGAGGCTGAGCTGAGTTATAAAGAGGGCCGCCTGATACAGTGTCTGATTGATCAGGCTGGTCATCCCGTAACCAAGGCGCAGATTATTGAGCATGTGTGGTCGGGGGTGGTGGTGACGGATGCATCCCTGACTAAAATCATCGCAAGTGTCAGAAACAAGATCAAATTACTGGCTCCGGAGGCTGAGGTCATCATCAGTGTCCCAAGAGTGGGTTACCGGATTCAGGCCTCAAAAATCATTCAGGAGGATGAGCAAGCCCGGGAGATCTCAGCTGAGCCACCTTTGTCTCCCGGGCTGGTTAATCATTGGCGTAGGAGATTTAACCTGCTTTGCCTTGTTATCAGTGTGACTTTGCTTGCTCTGGCCGGACACGCCTTATACTGGGGAGCTATCCATCGATTAAAGCCAGTGGGTCTTGTGGATTCAGCCTATCAGCAGCGAGAGTTGGAGCATGCAGGAAAAAAAGTTGTGCTTTTCTATAAAAAGAGCACCCGGCTAACCCCGCCGATGATCCGTGAGCTGCAAAATATCGACTCTGATGCGATTGTTGTGATCTCCTCATTAAAGAATGAATACCTGTTGGATGTATCCTCCCTGTCGACAGGAAAGACCCGCCACCTCAGGTTCGATAAAGGTGACTCGGATATCAATTTAGCTGAGCGCAAAGAGGTGGGAAGATGA
- a CDS encoding lipid A biosynthesis (KDO)2-(lauroyl)-lipid IVA acyltransferase gives MPNHDHSFDSKFKIAYLHPRNLGAWLGIMLLFILSLLPVPVREFLAQLLAPLVVKLAKKQVRIAKQNLKYCFSNKSDSEIDALVQDCVRVGIKGMLNLGELSFRSKKYLASRFVVKGTEHLQPFAESKQPVIIMTPHTWVVDAGLWFSLNGMPCCTMVHAAHNPVYDWYLNRQRVRFGGSVFERNTGIKHVIRSIKSGNNFYYMPDQDRGAEVSEFVPFFDSTKATLTSLSKLARLTKCPVVPAFCGYNEELRKYEIRILPPFEGFPSGNDYLDALAMNQTLEQMLGRDLKQYMWFLKLFKTRPENGTNPYESPQLENPLHSPGSMDLS, from the coding sequence ATGCCAAATCATGATCACAGCTTTGATAGCAAATTTAAAATCGCCTATCTCCACCCAAGAAACCTGGGAGCCTGGTTAGGCATTATGTTGTTATTTATTCTATCACTGCTGCCGGTTCCTGTTCGGGAGTTTCTGGCACAGCTGCTGGCCCCCCTGGTGGTTAAACTTGCCAAAAAGCAGGTCCGTATCGCGAAACAAAACCTCAAGTACTGCTTTTCTAACAAGAGTGATTCTGAGATCGATGCCCTGGTACAGGATTGTGTCCGGGTGGGCATCAAGGGAATGCTTAATCTGGGTGAGCTATCCTTTCGCTCTAAAAAGTACCTTGCCTCCAGATTCGTGGTGAAGGGTACGGAACATCTACAGCCTTTTGCTGAGAGCAAACAGCCGGTGATCATCATGACCCCACATACCTGGGTGGTGGATGCCGGTCTCTGGTTTTCTCTGAACGGCATGCCATGCTGCACCATGGTGCATGCGGCTCACAACCCTGTCTATGACTGGTATCTCAACCGCCAGCGGGTACGCTTTGGTGGCAGTGTGTTTGAGCGAAACACCGGCATCAAACATGTGATCCGCTCCATCAAGTCCGGCAACAACTTCTATTACATGCCGGATCAGGACAGAGGCGCAGAGGTCTCGGAGTTTGTCCCCTTCTTTGACAGCACCAAGGCCACTCTCACCTCTTTATCCAAGCTTGCAAGGCTCACCAAGTGCCCCGTGGTTCCGGCATTTTGTGGCTATAACGAAGAGTTACGCAAGTATGAGATCCGGATCCTTCCTCCATTTGAAGGCTTTCCATCGGGAAACGATTATCTCGACGCTCTGGCAATGAACCAGACCCTGGAGCAGATGCTGGGCCGGGATCTCAAGCAGTATATGTGGTTCCTTAAGCTGTTTAAGACCCGGCCGGAAAACGGAACCAATCCCTATGAATCTCCACAGCTGGAAAATCCGCTTCACTCTCCGGGGAGTATGGATCTGAGTTGA
- a CDS encoding substrate-binding periplasmic protein produces MWLPKGGIEPKIRSRALYQGVEQGSPMLKLFFCALLLLVTFGAWAKQELTLAAVPYLVSKISAEVLREAYAPLGIEVRLQILPPPKTLAMANSGVVDGELNRIQGVEQQYPNLLRVPVAVNYIEMMVVTNGMLFKVDGWQSLRTYRIGYKSGIKLAEQATRGMYITSYLSDKKLLHDLKSGKIDLILVGRMEALDHLARQPDSNIKMLEPPLVKMKLYHYLNQKHRALLPEITRQLQQMHDSGRIEAIRQTILRKNFGSLLPQGPG; encoded by the coding sequence ATGTGGTTGCCTAAAGGAGGGATTGAACCCAAGATTAGGAGTAGAGCCCTGTATCAGGGAGTGGAGCAGGGAAGTCCCATGCTGAAGCTATTCTTTTGTGCCTTGTTATTGCTGGTGACCTTTGGGGCCTGGGCCAAACAGGAGTTGACCCTGGCTGCTGTGCCTTACCTGGTTTCCAAAATTTCTGCAGAGGTTCTCAGGGAGGCTTACGCCCCCTTGGGAATAGAGGTTCGATTACAAATCTTGCCTCCGCCTAAGACCTTGGCCATGGCGAACTCAGGGGTGGTGGATGGTGAGCTGAATCGCATCCAAGGGGTCGAGCAGCAGTATCCCAACCTGCTACGGGTACCGGTTGCTGTGAACTATATCGAGATGATGGTCGTTACCAACGGGATGCTATTTAAGGTTGATGGCTGGCAAAGTCTCAGAACTTACCGGATCGGCTATAAATCCGGTATTAAGCTTGCAGAGCAGGCAACCCGCGGGATGTATATAACCAGCTACTTGTCAGACAAAAAGCTGCTTCATGATCTAAAGAGCGGCAAGATCGATCTCATCCTTGTGGGGCGAATGGAGGCCCTGGATCACCTTGCCAGGCAGCCAGATTCAAATATCAAGATGCTTGAACCACCCCTGGTGAAAATGAAGCTTTACCATTACCTCAATCAGAAGCACAGAGCCTTGCTGCCGGAGATCACCAGGCAGCTGCAACAGATGCACGATAGCGGGCGTATCGAGGCGATTCGTCAGACAATTCTCAGGAAGAACTTCGGCTCATTGTTACCTCAGGGCCCAGGCTAA
- the melA gene encoding alpha-glucosidase/alpha-galactosidase — translation MKTPQITFIGAGSTIFVKNILGDVFHKPALKDANIALMDIDEVRLEESQIVVSKLMESCGATGRISCHLDQQEALRGADFVVVAFQIGGYEPCTLTDFEVCKRHGLEQTIADTLGPGGIMRSLRTIPHLWQICEDMSQVCPNATMLNYVNPMAMNTWAMYEKYPQIKQVGLCHSVQGTAEELARDLDLNPADLRYTCAGINHMAYYLTLEKRNQQGEYVDIYPDLWAAFDKGLAPKPGIHGNPRCENLVRYEMFKKLGYFVTESSEHFAEYTPYFIKPNRPDLIERYRVPLDEYPKRCVEQIANWKKDLEEFRDAERIEVKESQEYASTIMNSIWTNTPSVIYGNVKNQGLIDNLPQGCCVEVPCLVDANGIQPTQVGKLPSHLAALMQTNINVQTLLTEAILTENRERIYHAAMLDPHTAAVLGIEEIYALVDELISAHEGWLPDWVEQKS, via the coding sequence ATGAAAACACCCCAAATTACCTTTATCGGTGCCGGCTCAACCATCTTCGTGAAAAATATCCTCGGTGATGTTTTCCATAAACCCGCTCTCAAAGACGCGAATATCGCCCTGATGGATATCGATGAGGTACGCCTTGAGGAGTCCCAGATCGTAGTGAGCAAGTTGATGGAATCCTGTGGTGCAACCGGCCGCATCAGCTGTCATCTGGATCAGCAAGAGGCGTTGCGTGGTGCAGACTTTGTGGTGGTCGCCTTTCAGATCGGCGGTTATGAGCCCTGCACCCTGACCGACTTCGAGGTCTGTAAGAGGCATGGCCTGGAGCAGACTATCGCCGATACCCTGGGGCCGGGAGGGATCATGCGCTCACTACGCACCATCCCCCACCTCTGGCAGATCTGCGAAGATATGAGCCAGGTATGCCCCAACGCCACCATGCTCAACTACGTCAACCCGATGGCGATGAACACCTGGGCCATGTATGAAAAGTATCCTCAGATCAAACAGGTTGGCCTGTGCCACTCGGTACAAGGGACCGCGGAAGAGCTGGCCCGGGATCTGGACCTGAATCCGGCAGATCTCCGCTATACCTGTGCCGGAATCAATCATATGGCCTACTACCTGACCCTGGAAAAGAGAAACCAGCAGGGGGAGTATGTAGATATCTATCCGGATCTTTGGGCAGCCTTTGACAAGGGCCTGGCTCCCAAACCCGGTATCCACGGCAACCCTCGCTGTGAAAACCTGGTGCGCTATGAGATGTTCAAAAAGCTGGGGTATTTCGTGACCGAATCTTCGGAGCACTTTGCCGAGTACACCCCCTATTTCATCAAGCCCAACCGCCCGGATTTGATCGAAAGATACAGGGTGCCACTGGATGAATATCCTAAACGCTGCGTCGAGCAGATCGCGAACTGGAAAAAAGACTTAGAGGAGTTCAGGGACGCCGAACGTATCGAGGTAAAAGAGTCCCAAGAATACGCCAGCACCATAATGAATTCGATCTGGACCAACACCCCAAGCGTTATTTACGGTAACGTAAAAAACCAGGGACTCATCGATAACCTACCTCAGGGTTGTTGTGTCGAGGTCCCCTGCCTGGTCGATGCCAACGGTATTCAGCCAACCCAAGTTGGCAAGCTGCCCAGCCACTTGGCGGCGCTGATGCAGACCAACATCAACGTCCAGACCCTGTTGACGGAGGCGATCCTGACCGAAAACCGCGAGCGTATCTATCATGCCGCCATGCTGGATCCTCACACGGCTGCGGTACTGGGTATTGAGGAGATCTATGCGCTGGTCGATGAGCTGATCTCGGCCCATGAGGGCTGGCTGCCCGATTGGGTTGAACAAAAATCATAG